A single region of the Labeo rohita strain BAU-BD-2019 chromosome 3, IGBB_LRoh.1.0, whole genome shotgun sequence genome encodes:
- the LOC127162758 gene encoding uncharacterized protein LOC127162758 produces the protein MSGLGIVLVGKNMSENNRVGNLIFDKDVFGKTTQLDVETMSESVEGRNITVINTTHLLDPDLTLQQMAHNVSKISPLEPYVIILVLQHNDFTKKNRDRLPSLLNCFAEHAMKRTMILTTDDKKRYTKHRSESDYIQEISTECGGGCFQLTQTTRQSQILRKMDKIISHGVVKETQQVTSLHEEYSKSQRRLSQSEEHPNMSDLRIILLGKDVSENSRVRNSILGIDMCESDVPTKQHNMTMIGGKMKDRHITVINTLHLLDQNISNHQIEQTVRECVYVSAPGPHAFIIIQQYKNLTQEDMRRVNFVLKKFSEEAIKRTIVLMTDKGTMSQTHTVTYQFIKECGGGHMEFEKENPEWQSDIFKTVDKIIQDCQEKYLTCDIYEDVKGTSVYEEQSQSHGSVRSEEKNKECSYYKDDGKPEQSERNEESPIDVREWIRSNLSSNFSGKKKLNLVLCGSDSTINVSVSKLLRGKYTKHSHHRESTEECVKKKHKIHGRLIHLVELPVLNLLSEEEVMRQTLHCVSLCDPGVHVFLIIIPAGPLTDGDKAEIEKIQKIFYSREHFIVMFIKDVTVKRPVTNFIKSSTECQRLISRCGGRYCVMALKEHDDSQQIPELLDYIENMKTEPYSQQTYVKAQKNRVRHQTEEKYEEKLKKMEDKIKDLKQKIQSGVSGSECSDDLESLRIVLIGRTGNGKSSTGNTILGRNEFVSQASMDSVTTVCQKGVGEVAGQSVAVVDTPGLFDTTLTNEQAVEEIVKCVSLSSPGPHVFVIVLSVGRFIQVETDTVDLIKKIFGPKAAQFSIVLFTRGDDLEGESIDKYVERGKNAEAKKLIRDCGNRFLVFNNREKQDKTQVIQLLEMIEELKNTNAGRYFTNSMFEEAEMSIKKRMEEILKERKREIEAQNEALKAKYELRMKNLKEKLKEEKQRADEEKMKMQNQFREKEEKLRKESEEKEKTEQKKRELENQKRSEEERQQKAEYNQKIEEMKREIENQRSQYEKQQKERQDEDRKREEKYRQDQEKMKNEQDRIITEKEEIKQQQKKWEDEKKQQMREREEEERKRKEKHEEQLREKQEELEKMRRIFEREKEEERQKIEEERQKQRREKEEKEREYEEKKLETKRYYDQLEQKRKEEWEKRKQDDDERREEERKRWKKMIEDLKQQQEKEIKKRERERKERDEKQRDEMKQKYEEEIKFIKKKHEDEARKKAEEFNEFRERKEQHVQDLQHMLEEHKKQQEFLEKLYQHFKDKKSEEVKNLKKDIEDLKKKWCRLM, from the exons a TGAGTGGTCTGGGAATTGTCCTGGTGGGGAAGAACATGTCAGAAAACAACAGAGTGGGAAACTTAATCTTTGATAAAGATGTGTTTGGAAAGACAACACAACTTGATGTAGAGACAATGAGTGAATCAGTGGAGGGAAGGAACATCACAGTCATTAATACAACTCACCTGCTCGATCCAGACCTCACATTACAACAAATGGCACATAACGTGTCCAAGATTTCTCCTTTAGAGCCTTATGTGATCATACTGGTGCTGCAGCACAATGATTTTACTAAGAAGAATAGAGACAGATTACCTTCATTGTTGAACTGCTTTGCTGAGCATGCGATGAAGCGCACAATGATTCTGACTACTGATGACAAGAAACGCTACACTAAACATAGGTCTGAAAGTGATTATATTCAAGAAATATCTACAGAATGTGGAGGAGGATGCTTTCAACTTACACAAACTACGCGGCAGTCTCAAATACTTCGAAAAATGGATAAAATAATCAGTCATGGTGTAGTTAAAGAGACACAACAGGTCACATCACTGCATGAAGAATACAGCA AGAGCCAAAGACGACTAAGTCAAAGTGAAGAACATCCTAACA TGAGTGATCTGAGGATTATTCTTTTGGGGAAGGATGTTTCAGAAAACAGCAGAGTCAGAAACTCCATCCTGGGAATAGATATGTGTGAGAGTGATGTACCTACAAAGCAGCACAATATGACGATGATTGGTGGAAAAATGAAGGACAGACACATCACGGTCATTAACACTCTTCATCTGCTGGATCAAAACATCTCAAATCATCAGATCGAACAGACAGTGAgagaatgtgtgtatgtgtctgcTCCAGGACCGCATGCATTCATAATCATACAGCAGTATAAAAACTTAACTCAGGAGGACATGAGAAGAGTGAATTTTGTGCTGAAAAAATTCAGTGAAGAAGCGATTAAACGTACCATTGTTCTCATGACTGATAAAGGGACAATGTCGCAAACGCATACAGTTACTTATCAGTTTATAAAGGAGTGTGGAGGAGGACATATggagtttgaaaaagaaaaCCCAGAATGGCAATCTGACATATTCAAGACGGTTGATAAGATAATTCAGGATTGCCAGGAAAAATATCTTACATGTGATATATATGAAGATGTTAAAGGAACATCAGTGTATGAAGAGCAAAGTCAATCTCATGGTTCAGTCAgatcagaggaaaaaaacaaagagtGTTCTTATTACAAAGATGATGGAAAACCTGAACAGAGCGAGAGAAATGAAGAAAGTCCAA ttgATGTAAGAGAGTGGATTCGCTCCAACT TGTCATCAAATTTCTCTGGAAAAAAGAAGCTGAACCTGGTGTTGTGTGGAAGTGATTCAACAATTAACGTCTCAGTGTCCAAACTTTTACGaggaaaatatacaaaacacTCACATCACAGAGAGAGCACTGAAGAGTGTGTAAAGAAAAAGCATAAGATTCATGGTCGTCTGATCCATCTGGTGGAGCTTCCAGTTCTCAATCTACTCTCAGAAGAGGAAGTGATGCGTCAGACTCTCCACTGTGTGTCTCTCTGTGATCCTGGAGTTCATGTTTTCCTCATTATTATTCCTGCTGGTCCACTTACTGATGGAGACAAAGCAGAAATAGAGAAGATCCAGAAGATTTTTTATTCCAGAGAGCATTTTATAGTAATGTTTATCAAGGATGTCACTGTTAAACGACCAGTGACAAACTTTATAAAATCCAGCACAGAATGTCAGAGGTTAATTAGTCGTTGTGGAGGTCGATACTGTGTGATGGCTTTAAAAGAGCATGACGACTCACAACAGATCCCAGAACTACTGGATTATATAGAGAACATGAAGACTGAACCATATTCACAACAGACATATGtgaaagctcaaaagaacagaGTCAGACATCAAACAGAAGAGAAATATGAAGAGAAACTGAAGAAAATGGAGGATAAAATCAAAGATTTAAAGCAGAAGATTCAGTCAGGTG TTTCAGGTTCTGAATGTTCAGATGATCTGGAGAGTTTGAGGATTGTGCTGATTGGAAGGACAGGAAATGGAAAGAGTTCAACAGGAAACACTATTCTGGGAAGAAATGAATTTGTGAGTCAAGCAAGCATGGATTCAGTGACAACTGTTTGTCAGAAGGGAGTTGGTGAAGTTGCTGGTCAATCAGTAGCAGTTGTTGATACTCCAGGTCTCTTTGACACGACACTGACAAATGAACAAGCAGTGGAAGAAATAGTGAAATGTGTTTCACTGTCATCACCTGGACCTCATGTGTTTGTCATTGTGTTGAGTGTGGGGAGATTCATTCAGGTGGAAACAGACACTGTAGATCTGATAAAGAAGATTTTTGGTCCAAAAGCTGCTCAGTTCAGCATTGTTCTGTTCACTAGAGGAGACGATCTTGAGGGTGAATCTATAGATAAATATGTGGAGAGAGGAAAGAATGCTGAGGCCAAGAAACTGATCAGAGATTGTGGAAACAGATTCCTGGTTTTCAATaacagagaaaaacaagacaaaactcaAGTGATTCAACTGTTAGAGATGATAGAAGAGTTGAAAAACACTAATGCTGGTCGATACTTCACTAACAGCATGTTTGAGGAGGCAGAGATGTCCATTAAAAAGAGAATGGAGGAAATactgaaagagagaaaaagagaaattgAGGCTCAAAATGAGGCATTAAAAGCGAAATATGAGCTACGAATGAAAAACCTAAAGGAGAAACTCAAGGAAGAGAAACAAAGAGCAGATgaagagaaaatgaaaatgcagaatcaattcagagaaaaagaggaaaaactcAGAAAGGAGTctgaagaaaaagagaaaacagaacAGAAGAAAAGAGAGCTTGAAAACCAGAAACGGTCAGAAGAGGAACGACAGCAAAAAGCTGAATATAATCAAAAAATAGAAGAAATGAAGAGAGAGATTGAAAATCAGAGATCACAGtatgaaaaacagcaaaaagaaaGACAGGATGAAGATAGAAAGAGAGAGGAGAAATACAGACAAGATCAAGAAAAGATGAAAAATGAACAAGACCGTATTATAACAga aaaagaGGAAATTAAACAACAGCAGAAAAAATGGGAGGATGAAAAGAAACAACAGATGAGAGAacgagaagaagaagaaagaaagagaaaagagaaacatgaggaacaactgagagaaaaacaagaagaactggagaaaatgagaaggatatttgaaagagagaaagaagaagaaagacagAAGATTGAGGAGgagagacagaaacagagaagagagaaagaagaaaaagagagggaATATGAAGAAAAGAAACTGGAAACAAAAAGATATTATGATCAGCTGGAGCAAAAGAGAAAAGAGGAGTGggagaaaagaaaacaagatgatGATGAGAGACgagaagaagagagaaagagatggaAGAAAATGATTGAAGATCTGAAACAACAGCAAGAAAAAGAGAttaagaaaagagaaagagaaagaaaagaaagagatgagaaacagagagatgaaatgaaacagaaatatgaagaagaaataaaattcataaagaAGAAACATGAAGATGAAGCCAGAAAAAAAGCGGAGGAATTTAATGAAttcagagagagaaaagagcaGCACGTTCAAGATCTCCAACATATGCTGGAAGAACATAAGAAACAACAGGAATTTCTGGAAAAACTCTATCAACACTTTAAAGATAAGAAAAGTGAAGAAgtgaaaaatcttaaaaaggatattgaagatttaaaaaagaaatggtGTAGACTTATGTGA